One window from the genome of Pseudomonas fluorescens encodes:
- a CDS encoding HU family DNA-binding protein produces MALTKDQLIADIAEAIDAPKTTARNALDQLGQIVADQLENGGEITLPGIGKLKVTERPARTGRNPSTGAAIEIAAKKVIKLVVAKGLTDAVNK; encoded by the coding sequence ATGGCTCTTACTAAAGACCAACTGATCGCTGACATCGCTGAAGCTATCGACGCGCCAAAAACCACCGCGCGTAACGCTTTGGACCAACTGGGCCAAATCGTTGCCGATCAGCTGGAAAACGGCGGCGAAATCACTCTGCCAGGTATCGGCAAGCTGAAAGTCACCGAGCGTCCTGCCCGTACCGGCCGTAACCCTTCGACTGGCGCTGCCATCGAAATCGCTGCCAAGAAAGTGATCAAGCTGGTTGTGGCCAAAGGCCTGACCGACGCGGTCAACAAGTAA
- the rlmF gene encoding 23S rRNA (adenine(1618)-N(6))-methyltransferase RlmF, with amino-acid sequence MTAPRAPKPVRQKPKPAIEAKPVVPREKAGLHPRNRHQGRYDFPALIKSTPELAKFVIINPYGKESIDFASPEAVRVFNRALLKAFYGIAHWDIPADYLCPPVPGRADYVHFLADLLASHNDGEIPRGAAVKVLDIGTGANCVYPLIGYSDYRWHFLGSEIDPTAIASAKAIVQSNGLSKAIQLRQQANRKQILLGLLEDGERFDLTMCNPPFHASLEEATKGSQRKWRALGKADPKRKLPVLNFGGQAAELWCEGGEARFVTQLISESAQLANQVLWFSTLVSKASNLPAIQAALKKAGALHSHVVEMSQGQKQSRFVAWTFQTEAQQQAWRQARWVRKD; translated from the coding sequence ATGACTGCCCCTCGCGCCCCAAAACCTGTCCGCCAGAAGCCCAAGCCCGCCATCGAGGCCAAACCTGTGGTGCCGCGGGAGAAGGCCGGCCTCCACCCGCGCAACCGCCATCAGGGTCGCTACGACTTCCCCGCGCTGATCAAGTCCACGCCAGAGCTGGCCAAGTTCGTGATCATCAACCCCTACGGCAAGGAAAGCATCGACTTCGCCAGCCCCGAAGCTGTGCGGGTGTTCAATCGGGCGCTGCTCAAAGCCTTCTATGGCATCGCCCATTGGGACATTCCAGCCGACTACCTGTGCCCCCCAGTGCCTGGCCGGGCGGATTATGTGCATTTCCTCGCCGATCTGCTCGCCAGCCACAACGACGGTGAAATCCCCCGCGGGGCGGCCGTCAAAGTGCTGGACATCGGCACTGGCGCCAACTGCGTCTATCCGTTGATCGGCTACAGCGACTACCGCTGGCACTTCCTGGGCTCGGAGATCGACCCGACCGCCATTGCCTCGGCCAAGGCCATCGTCCAATCCAACGGCTTGAGCAAGGCCATCCAGTTGCGCCAGCAAGCCAACCGCAAGCAGATCCTCCTGGGTCTGCTGGAGGATGGCGAACGGTTCGACCTGACGATGTGCAACCCACCGTTCCATGCGTCCCTGGAAGAAGCCACCAAGGGTAGCCAGCGCAAGTGGCGTGCGTTGGGCAAGGCCGATCCGAAACGCAAGCTGCCGGTGCTGAATTTTGGCGGCCAGGCTGCGGAGTTGTGGTGCGAGGGTGGGGAAGCCCGGTTCGTCACGCAATTGATCAGCGAAAGCGCACAACTGGCCAACCAAGTGCTGTGGTTCAGCACCCTGGTGTCGAAGGCGTCGAACCTGCCGGCGATTCAGGCCGCGCTGAAAAAGGCCGGGGCGCTGCACAGCCACGTGGTGGAGATGTCCCAGGGCCAGAAGCAGAGTCGTTTCGTGGCCTGGACCTTCCAGACCGAGGCGCAGCAACAGGCCTGGCGCCAGGCGCGCTGGGTTCGCAAAGATTAG